A genomic segment from Scomber japonicus isolate fScoJap1 chromosome 11, fScoJap1.pri, whole genome shotgun sequence encodes:
- the pikfyve gene encoding 1-phosphatidylinositol 3-phosphate 5-kinase, whose protein sequence is MAADDKSSSSSSTDWSVEPPVISPTSPSHLTHFKPLTPEQDEPPLRSAYSSFVSLFRFNNKEEGRPPSATVSEKPDVPSPSPQSERSSWSSSPSHSLYGSSRTLRKQHSDHLRRTSTISDGSRKSDTALSNHDPRTAVQLRTALKRLKEIMEGKSQDSDLKQYWMPDSQCKECYDCNEKFTTFRRRHHCRLCGQIFCSRCCNQEIPGKFMGYTGDLRACTYCRKIALSYAHSADSGSIGEDLSALSDSPCSVCVLEPSEPRTPVGGRKASRNIFLEEDLTWQRKTPIGMRKTMIHQEPQNSGLSSRLTTLQEDVGKSPARKRSASVTNLTLDRSGSSMVPSYDSSVSPPTSRAMSGTKSGTKLDHSEEERKILLDSSQLKELWKKICHNSTGMEFQDHRYWLRTYPNCIVGKELVNWLLRNGTISTRAQAIAIGQALVDGRWLDCVTHHDQLFRDEYALYRPLQSTEFSETPSPDSDSVNSLEGHSEPSWFKDIKFDDSDTEQLADEADDTLPNSTSPSKRTSVSSFQSVGESDSAASINLNMEQNNVNFHIKKQSKYPHVPTATEQKAEFLVSEDGGQNIVISDAFIKESLFNRRVEEKAKEMLFTPLGWHHSSLDQLREENGEKKAMERLLSANHSHMMALLQQLLYSESLSLSWRDIIVPVVRQVVQTVRPDVRNCDDDMDIRQLVHIKKISGGRKFDSTVVNGFICTKNIAHKKMNPYIKNPKILLLKCSIEYLYREETKFTCIDPIVLQEREFLKNYVQRIVDVRPNLVLVEKTVSRIAQDMLLEHGITLVINVKPQVLDRVSRMTQGDLVMSMDQLLTKPRLGTCHKFYMQPFTLANNEVKTLMFFEGCPLHLGCSIKLRGASEYELARVKEIIMLMVCVAYHSQLEISFLMDEFAMPPSLAQSTSFPCLLEGTSAEEEADGEKREKETNGESQDKPAALGTEDAAPGGQPDDEGLPSDSSSKSGEIDGTQTELSPKSTVQTEEAGHTETMTSSPFSSPPAPPLSVSPPFLLEEDEEMTSDTLVGTSQGDSLNMEDGEGSETPTPKFRDPLQDDTGLFVAEQVDSTDDRLKSISAVFKQELKDIILCISPFITFREPFLLTPAGMHCPSRDYFPEQVYLSPLLNKDFKELDGRRKRQLLKDSAPSSLASGQTNGSVPQKLIDVLPCHSLTSTRIVEQLTNSQDLAKMLAEYRAKGGRIRQREAAADPFGSASAPAPVSGQSRTVDAPVKLPVKADSEEEKPSKQNDMSWAPKLDCLTPVNHQRLCVLFSSSSTQSSNAPNPCVSPWIVTMEFYGKNDLSLGVFLERYCFRPSYQCPSMFCETPMVHHIRRFVHGSGCVQIVLKELDSPVPGYQHTILNYSWCRICKQVTPVVPLSNDSWSMSFAKYLELRFYGHQYTRRANAEPCGHSIHKDYHQYFSYNQMVASFSYTSVRLLEICLPRPKIFIRNLGPSKTNMQQDLKDFSQKVTQVYLAIDDRLTSLKTDTFSKTREEKMEDLFAQKDMEEAELRSWIEKLQARLQACGLDSPQQLQAVLESLVIKKQGLCEMLQSWNGRLQDLFQQEKGRKRLSVPPSPGRHRQTTTDVTDSKSALDSSPRNPSPVVQNGEKDDRHLTTLSSTSSSSLLPSPAEPGAEPVTPNPPITEQDSLSIPEDVFDGHLLGSTDSQVKEKSTMKAILANFLPGNSFNPIPFPFDPDKHYLMYEHERVPIAVCEKEPSSIIAFALSCKEYKTALDDLSKVSNSGGDETPQVNSAGESRAKSSPARPSESASSQQSRSSMDTDPLKDADLADKQKKQTQNPHIELQFSDANAKFYCRIYYAEEFHKMREEIMESTEDDFVRSLSHCVNWQARGGKSGAVFYATEDDRFILKQMPRLEVQSFLDFAPHYFTYITGAVQQKRPTALAKILGVYRIGYKNSQNNTEKKLDLLVMENLFYGRKMAQVFDLKGSLRNRNVKTDSGKESCEVVLLDENLLKLIHDNPLYIRSHCKAILRAAIHSDAYFLSSHLIIDYSLLVGRDDATDQLVVGIIDYIRTFTWDKRLEMVVKSTGILGGQGKMPTVVSPELYRARFCEAMDKYFLMVPDHWTGLGINC, encoded by the exons ATGGCAGTAGGAAATCAGATACAGCTCTGAGCAACCATGACCCTCGCACAGCTGTGCAACTTCGCACTGCACTGAAGAGACTGAAGGAAATCATGGAGGGAAAGAGCCAG GACAGCGATCTGAAGCAGTACTGGATGCCAGACAGTCAGTGTAAGGAGTGTTACGACTGTAATGAGAAGTTCACCACCTTCCGCCGGCGACACCACTGCAGACTGTGTGGCCAGATCTTCTGCAGTCGCTGCTGCAACCAGGAAATCCCTGGAAAGTTCATGGGCTACACAG GAGACCTACGAGCCTGTACATACTGCCGTAAGATAGCACTGAGTTACGCTCACTCAGCTGACTCGGGCTCCATTGGAGAGGACCTGAGCGCCTTGTCGGACTCTCCCTGctccgtgtgtgtgttggagccCAGCGAGCCACGCACACCTGTGGGTGGGCGTAAGGCCAGCAGGAATATCTTCCTCGAGGAAGACCTGACCTGGcagag AAAAACTCCTATTGGGATGAGAAAGAC CATGATTCACCAGGAGCCTCAGAACAGTGGCCTTTCTTCCAGACTGACAACACTACAAGAAGATGTAGGAAAGTCTCCTGCTCGGAAGAG GTCCGCCAGCGTGACCAACCTAACGCTGGACCGCTCTGGATCCTCCATGGTGCCTTCTTACGACAGCTCAGTCAGCCCACCAACCAGCCGAGCCATGTCAGGGACCAAGAGCGGCACCAAGCTGGACcacagtgaggaggagaggaagatccTACTG GATTCATCCCAGCTTAAGGAATTGTGGAAGAAAATCTGCCACAACAGCACAGGGATGGAGTTCCAGGACCACAGGTACTGGCTGAGGACTTACCCCAACTGCATCGTGGGAAAGGAGCTTGTCAACTGGCTGCTGAGGAACGGCACCATCTCCACCAG GGCCCAGGCTATCGCTATAGGCCAGGCATTGGTAGACGGTCGCTGGCTGGACTGTGTCACCCACCACGACCAACTATTCAGGGACGAGTACGCTCTCTATCGCCCCCTCCAG AGTACAGAGTTCTCAGAAACACCGTCTCCAGACAGCGATAGTGTCAACTCCCTGGAGGGACATTCAGAGCCGTCATGGTTCAAGGACATCAAGTTTGACGACAGTGACACAGAGCAGCTCGCAGATGAAGCTGACGACACCCTGCCGA ACTCCACCAGCCCCAGCAAGAGGACATCCGTCAGCAGCTTCCAGTCAGTTGGGGAAAGTGACTCAGCCGCCTCCATCAACCTCAACATGGAGCAAAACAATGTCAACTTCCACATCAAGAAACAATCCAAGTATCCACATGTGCCTACTGCCACTGAGCAGAAAG cTGAATTCCTTGTTTCTGAGGATGGAGGACAGAATATTGTCATAAGTGATGCCTTCATCAAGG AGTCTCTGTTCAATCGTCGTGTGGAGGAGAAAGCTAAAGAGATGCTGTTCACTCCGCTGGGTTGGCACCACAGCTCGCTGGACCAACTCCGAGAGGAGAACGGAGAGAAGAAAGCCATGGAGAGACTGCT CTCGGCCAACCACAGCCACATGATGGcgctgctgcagcagctgctctaCAGTgaatctctgtctctgtcctggCGGGACATCATCGTCCCTGTGGTTCGACAGGTGGTCCAAACAGTACGACCCGATGTTCGGAACTGTGATGACGACATGGACATCCGCCAGCTGGTCCATATCAAGAAG ATTTCTGGAGGGAGGAAGTTTGATTCAACTGTGGTGAACGGGTTCATATGCACCAAGAACATTGCTCACAAGAAG ATGAATCCCTACATCAAGAACCCTAAGATTCTGCTGCTGAAGTGCTCCATAGAGTATCTGTACAGGGAGGAGACCAAGTTTACCTGCATCGATCCCATTGTGCTACAG GAAAGAGAGTTTCTAAAGAACTATGTTCAGCGCATAGTGGACGTCCGTCCAAACCTGGTGTTGGTTGAGAAGACAGTGTCTCGTATTGCTCAGGACATGCTGCTAGAGCACGGTATCACACTGGTCATCAATGTTAAACCG CAAGTCTTGGACAGGGTGAGTCGTATGACCCAGGGTGACCTGGTAATGTCCATGGACCAGCTGCTCACAAAACCTCGGCTTGGGACCTGCCATAAGTTCTACATGCAGCCCTTCACTCTGGCTAACA aCGAAGTCAAGACTCTGATGTTCTTTGAGGGCTGCCCTCTTCACCTCGGATGCTCCATCAAGCTGCGTGGTGCTTCAGAGTACGAGCTGGCGAGAGTGAAGGAGATCATCATGCTGATGGTGTGTGTGGCATACCACTCCCAGCTGGAGATCTCCTTCCTCATGGATGAGTTCGCCATGCCCCCCAGCTTAGCCCAAAGCACCTCCTTCCCCTGCCTGCTGGAGGGCACCTCtgcagaggaggaggcagatggagagaagagagagaaagagacaaatggAGAGAGTCAGGACAAACCTGCAGCACTTGGGACTGAAGATGCTGCACCCGGAGGACAACCTGACGATGAGGGGCTTCCCTCTGACTCTTCATCCAAAAGCGGAGAGATAGACGGCACCCAGACCGAACTGAGCCCAAAATCCACCGTCCAAACTGAGGAGGctggacacacagagacaatgaCCTCCTCGCCATTTTCCAGCCCTCCCGCTCCTCCTCTGTCAGTCTCTCCACCGTTCCTATtggaagaagatgaggagatGACGTCAGACACTTTGGTGGGAACATCTCAGGGGGATTCATTAAATATGGAGGATGGGGAAGGTTCAGAAACACCTACCCCGAAGTTTCGAGACCCTCTGCAGGATGATACAGGTCTGTTTGTGGCAGAGCAAGTGGATTCAACTGATGACCGCCTCAAGTCCATCTCTGCTGTCTTCAAGCAGGAGCTTAAGGATATCATCCTGTGCATTTCTCCCTTCATCACATTCAGAGAGCCGTTCCTTCTCACCCCCGCTGGCATGCACTGCCCAAGCAGAGATTACTTCCCTGAACAG GTCTATCTATCCCCTCTCCTCAACAAGGACTTTAAGGAGCTGGATGGGCGAAGAAAGCGGCAGCTCCTCAAAGACTCCGCACCCTCCTCCCTGGCCAGCGGTCAGACCAATGGCAGCGTACCACAGAAGCTGATCGATGTCCTGCCCTGCCACAGCCTTACCAGCACCCGCATTGTGGAGCAGCTGACCAACAGCCAGGATCTCGCCAAGATGCTGGCAGAGTACAGAGCGAAGGGGGGTCGTATCCGGCAGAGGGAGGCTGCTGCTGACCCATTCGGTAGCGCCAGCGCCCCAGCTCCTGTCAGTGGCCAGAGCAGGACGGTGGACGCACCAGTCAAACTGCCGGTGAAGGCTGACAGCGAAGAGGAAAAGCCTAGCAAACAGAACGATATGAGTTGGGCCCCCAAG CTGGACTGTCTGACTCCTGTCAATCATCAGAGGCTGTGCGTGCTGTTCAGCAGTTCATCAACTCAGTCCAGCAACGCACCCAACCCCTGCGTCAGCCCATG GATCGTCACCATGGAGTTCTACGGCAAGAACGACCTCTCGCTCGGTGTGTTCTTGGAGAGATATTGTTTCAG GCCTTCTTACCAGTGCCCCAGCATGTTCTGCGAGACTCCCATGGTGCATCACATCCGGCGGTTCGTGCACGGCAGCGGCTGCGTGCAGATCGTGTTGAAGGAGCTGGACTCCCCCGTGCCCGGTTATCAGCACACAATCCTCAACTACTCCTGGTGCCGCATCTGCAAACAG GTGACGCCCGTGGTGCCTCTGTCCAATGACTCGTGGTCAATGTCTTTCGCCAAGTACTTAGAGCTGCGTTTCTACGGCCACCAGTACACCAGGAGGGCAAATGCTGAACCCTGTGGACACTCCATCCACAAAGACTACCACCAGTACTTCTCATACAACCAGATGGTGGCTTCCTTCAG CTACACCTCCGTAAGGTTATTGGAGATTTGTCTTCCTCGTCCCAAGATCTTCATCAGGAACCTGGGACCTTCTAAAACCAACATGCAGCAGGACCTGAAGGACTTCTCTCAAAA AGTGACTCAGGTGTACTTGGCCATAGATGACCGTCTCACCTCCCTCAAGACCGACACCTTCAGTAAGACAcgagaggagaagatggaggaccTCTTTGCTCAGAAAGAT ATGGAGGAAGCAGAGCTACGCAGCTGGATCGAAAAGCTTCAGGCACGACTGCAGGCCTGCGGTCTGGATTCTCCTCAGCAGCTCCAGGCTGTTCTGGAGTCACTGGTGATAAAGAAACAGGGTCTGTGTGAGATGTTGCAGTCCTGGAATGGCAG gCTGCAAGACTTGTTCCAGCAGGAGAAAGGCAGGAAGCGTCTGTCTGTCCCCCCCAGCCCAGGAAGGCACCGACAGACCACCACTGATGTTACAGACAGCAAG AGTGCTTTGGATTCCTCCCCCCGTAACCCCTCTCCTGTGGTCCAGAATGGTGAGAAAG ACGACCGTCACCTTACCACGCTATCttcaacctcctcctcctccctgctgccGTCCCCAGCGGAACCTGGAGCTGAACCAGTCACACCCAACCCCCCCATTACCGAGCAGGATTCTCTCAGCATCCCagaag ATGTTTTTGATGGACACTTGCTGGGCTCCACTGACAGTCAGGTGAAGGAGAAATCAACCATGAAGGCCATCCTGGCTAACTTCCTGCCTGGCAACAGCTTCAACCCCATCCCCTTCCCTTT tgaCCCTGACAAGCACTACCTTATGTACGAACATGAGCGCGTACCTATCGCAGTGTGCGAGAAAGAGCCGAGCTCCATCATAGCCTTCGCTCTCAG CTGTAAGGAGTATAAAACAGCACTGGATGATCTGTCCAAAGTGTCTAACTCAGGAGGCGACGAGACTCCACAGGTCAACAG TGCTGGAGAGAGTAGAGCAAAGAGCAGCCCCGCCAGGCCCAGTGAGTCTGCCTCCTCACAGCAGAGCCGCAGCAGCATGGACACAGATCCACTCA AGGATGCAGACTTAGCAGATAAACAGAAGAAACAGACCCAGAATCCGCACATCGAGCTAC AATTCTCCGACGCCAACGCCAAGTTCTACTGTCGGATCTACTACGCAGAGGAGTTTCACAAGATGCGCGAGGAGATCATGGAGAGCACGGAAGACGATTTTGTTCGCTCTCTTTCACACTGTGTCAACTGGCAAGCCCGTGGTGGCAAGTCTGGAGCTGTTTTCTACGCAACAGAag ATGACCGGTTCATCCTGAAGCAGATGCCCAGACTGGAGGTCCAGTCTTTCCTGGACTTCGCCCCTCACTACTTCACCTACATCACCGGAGCTGTGCAGCAGAAA AGGCCGACTGCGCTGGCAAAGATCTTGGGCGTCTACCGGATTGGTTACAAGAACTCCCAAAACAACACGGAAAAGAAACTGGATCTGCTTGTGATGGAAAACCTTTTCTATGGACGCAAGATGGCACAG GTGTTCGACCTCAAAGGATCTCTGAGAAACCGCAACGTGAAGACGGACTCGGGGAAGGAAAGCTGCGAGGTGGTTCTGCTGGACGAGAACCTTTTGAAGCTGATCCACGACAACCCGCTGTACATCCGCTCCCACTGCAAGGCCATCCTCCGAGCCGCCATCCACAGCGACGCCTACTTCCTCTCCAGTCACCTCATCATCGACTACTCCCTGCTGGTGGGGCGAGACGATGCCACCGACCAGCTCGTGGTCGGGATTATAG ATTATATCAGGACGTTTACCTGGGACAAGAGACTGGAGATGGTCGTTAAATCCACTGGAATCCTGGGAGGTCAAG GGAAGATGCCCACCGTTGTTTCTCCAGAGCTGTACAGAGCCCGCTTCTGTGAGGCCATGGACAAGTACTTCCTGATGGTACCTGACCACTGGACCGGCCTGGGCATCAACTGCTGA